The following are from one region of the Candidatus Deferrimicrobium borealis genome:
- the argB gene encoding acetylglutamate kinase has protein sequence MEGYIRKAEMLIEALPYIREFTGKTVVVKYGGAAMKDDERMTSFAQDVALLQYVGIRPVVVHGGGPQIDRMLERLSIPTRRAEGLRVTSPEAMEVVEMVLGGTVNQRIVALINTFGGKAVGLCGKDGRLILASKSVAKSRETGEPLDLGLVGDVKEVHPGVLRALEADGFIPVIAPIGAGEGGEAYNINGDTAAAAVAAAVSAEKLILLTDVAGVLDAKGGRISTMTGAEAESSIRSGAITGGMIPKVECGLAALRAGVRKVHILDGRVPHSVLLEIFTDAGIGTEIVRAGRGAGAE, from the coding sequence ATGGAAGGGTATATCCGGAAAGCCGAGATGCTGATCGAGGCGTTGCCGTACATCCGCGAGTTCACCGGGAAGACGGTGGTGGTGAAGTACGGCGGCGCGGCGATGAAGGACGACGAGCGGATGACGTCGTTCGCGCAAGACGTCGCCCTGCTCCAGTACGTCGGGATCCGGCCCGTGGTCGTCCACGGCGGCGGGCCCCAGATCGACCGGATGCTGGAGAGGCTCTCGATCCCCACGCGGCGGGCGGAGGGGCTGCGGGTCACCTCCCCGGAGGCGATGGAAGTCGTCGAGATGGTCCTCGGCGGGACCGTCAACCAGCGGATCGTGGCGCTGATCAATACCTTCGGCGGGAAGGCGGTCGGCCTCTGCGGCAAGGACGGCCGGCTGATCCTCGCGTCGAAGAGCGTTGCGAAGAGCCGGGAAACCGGCGAACCGCTCGACCTGGGCCTGGTGGGAGACGTGAAGGAAGTGCACCCCGGGGTTCTGCGGGCCCTCGAGGCCGACGGCTTCATCCCGGTCATCGCCCCGATCGGGGCGGGGGAGGGGGGCGAGGCGTACAACATCAACGGGGACACGGCCGCCGCCGCCGTCGCCGCCGCCGTCTCCGCGGAGAAGTTGATCCTGCTCACCGACGTGGCGGGCGTCCTGGACGCGAAGGGCGGGCGCATCTCCACGATGACCGGGGCGGAGGCGGAATCCTCCATCCGGTCGGGCGCGATCACGGGAGGGATGATCCCGAAGGTGGAGTGCGGCCTGGCGGCGCTGCGGGCGGGGGTCCGGAAAGTCCATATCCTCGACGGGCGGGTACCCCACAGCGTCCTCCTCGAGATCTTCACGGACGCCGGGATCGGGACCGAAATCGTCCGGGCCGGCCGGGGAGCGGGTGCGGAATGA